GACGATGCTCGATCACGCGAGGCGGCCGATCCCGAAGGAATTGACGGACATCGGACAGCTCGCGCGGCGTGTCAGCGCGGTGGCGCGGCCGAAACTGGACGCGCTCGGCGTGAAGCTCGATCTCAGCGTGTCGACCGTGCCGCCGGTGATGGCGGACGCGGTGCAGCTCGAATTGGCGCTGTTGAACCTCGTGACGAACAGCCTCGATGCGATGCCGGCGGGCGGGGTGACGTCGATGACCGTGGCTGCGACCGAACAGGGTGCTGTGCGCATCCAGGTGGCGGACACCGGCACCGGCATCGCCCCGGAGTTGCTGCCGCGCATCTTCGACCCGTGGGTGACAACCAAGGAGGCGGGCCGCGGCACCGGCCTTGGCTTGAGCATCACGCGTGAAGTCGTCGCGGGCCATGGCGGCACGATCAGCGTCAAGAGCGATGTCGGTGTCGGCTCGGTGTTCACGATCGAACTGCCGGCGGCGACATTGGAAGGATGAAGGATGAAGGATGAAGGATGAAGGAGGAAGGAGGAAGGCAGGAAGGAGGAAGGCAGGAGGCAGAAGGCAGAAGGATGAAGGATGAAGGATGAAGGATGAACGGCAGCCGCAGAGGGCGCGGGGACTGGAGCCTCGGTGTCCTCCGTGTCTTTGTGGCTTTGTTCTCGGCGGTCTCTGCGACCTCCGTGTTCAGTATGAGGCGGAGAGGCGAATCAGGCGGCTATGCCAAGAATACTGATTGTCGATGATGACCGTGAGACGTGCCGATTCATGGCCGAGTTGCTCGAGGGGCCGGACCGCGAGATCGACGCGGCGTACGACCCGCAGAGCGCACTGTCCCTGGTGCACGAGCACGTCTTCGACCTCGTGATTTCGGACATCAACCTGAACGCCGAGAAGTCTGGGCTCGACATCCTCCGCGCATTCCGCGAGTCGAACCCGGGCGGCCAGGTGCTGCTCATCAGCGGGTTTGGCACGCTTGAAACGGCCATCGACGCCGTCAGGGCCGGAGCCTTCGATTACATCAGCAAGCCGTTCGACATCAGCGAGGTGAAGGCCACCGTCGAGCGCGCGCTGGCACAGACCGGGCCGCGGAGGGGCGGTGCGGCTCCGACGCGCGACGTGCGGCCGCCTGGACTGCTCGGGCGAACGGCGCCGATGCTCGCCGTCTACAAGCAGATTGCGCATGCCGCCGACGCGGTGGTGCCGGTGCTCATCATCGGCGAGAGCGGCACCGGCAAGGAACTGGTGGCGCGCGCCGTCCACTTCCACGGGCATAGGAACAACCGGCCATTCGTCCCGGTGAACTGCGGCGCGATCACCGAGAGCCTGCTCGAGTCCGAGCTGTTCGGCCACGTCCGCGGGTCGTTCACCGGCGCTGTGAGCGACACCAAGGGTATCTTCGAGCAGGCGAACGGTGGCACGGTGTTCCTCGACGAGATTGGCGAGACGTCACCCGCCCTCCAGGTGAAACTCCTGCGAGTGCTCGAAGAGGGGGAAATTCGACCAGTCGGCGCGAGCCGGCCCACCAAAGTCGACATTCGCATCGTTGCGGCGACCAACGTCGAACTCGAGAAGGAAGTGGCCGACCAGCGCTTCCGGCAGGATCTCTTCTACCGCCTGAGCGTGATCGTCATTCGCGTGCCGCCACTGCGCGAACGCCGGGCGGACATTCCGCTGCTCGTCGGACAGTTCCTGCTGAACGCGTGCAGCCGCGCCGGCCGCCAGGTGGAGTTCACACCGGCCGCGCTCGACGCGCTGGCGGCGTACGGTTGGCCGGGGAATGTGCGGGAACTGGAGAACACCGTGGAGCGGCTGGTGCTCTTCAGCCGCGGCACGATAATCGACGCCGGCGACCTTCCCCCCGCCTTCCACGGCACGCCGCCCGAACTGAGCGACAAACTGTTCAGCGGCCTGCCGCCCCTCGAAGAGATCGAACGGCGCTACCTGCTGCACGTCCTCGAGATGGTCAGCGGGAACCGCACGAAGGCGGCCGAAATCATGGGGATTGACCGAAGGACGCTGTACCGGATGGCGGAGCGGTTTGGGCTGGACTTGAAGGATGAAGCCTGAGAGAAGTGCAAAGTGCACGTAGCACCGAGCACTTATCTCCGTCTCAACACCCGCCCCCACCCTCCCGCAATCAGCGCGCTGACGTAGGTGATGGCGACCGGCCACTCCCAGGGGTTCTGGTAGGCCATGTAACGGGGGACCCACTCGGGGCCGAACTTCTCCTTGTAGAGGCGAAGCCCCTGGAAATTGTACCAGTTCTCGCCGTGCTGGAAGAAGAGGTTGGCGAGACGTTCGCGGGTGTGGGCGCCGCGGAACTCGCCCACGCTCGACAGCGGCGCCATGCCCATGTTGAACCGTTTGTAGCCCCGTTCCTTGCCGTAGAGGAACAGCGACGTAAACATGAAGTCCATCACGCGTGGCGCATCGGTCCGGTAGCGCATCAGGTCGATCGACAACTCCCCGCGGCGCGGGCCGGCCAGGATATTCGCAAACGCGATGATCCGGCCGGTCTGATCCTCGACGACGGCGCACGGAAAGCGCTTGATGTAGTCGGGATCGAAAAAGCCGATCGAGAATTGTCGTTCCTTGACGCCCTTGCTCTCCAGCCAATCGGCCGAGATCTCGGCCAGGACCGGCAACCGGCGCTCGACCTCGAACGGAGGCAGGACCCGAAAGCGCACCTGATCGCGGTCGGCCCGCCGCAGGAACTGTCGGTACTCCTTGCCGGCCCGTCCCTCGAGCGTCACCGTCTCGAGCGCAACGTGAGCCTCCTCCCCCAGCTTGAAGAACGCGTAGCCCCGGTCGTGCAGCGGCGGGATCCAGTTGAGCGATACCTGGTAGAACACGGGACGGCGGTCGAGTTCGCCGGCGAACGCGAAGAGCGCGTCGAGGAATGGTCCGCGGTCGGCGGTGCCACGCACGTCCGGGTCCGAGAAGACGACCAGATACGGGCCGATCGTGCGGTAGAGACAGAAACCGCGCGCGCCGTCCACGAAGACGTCCTTGTCGCCGTTGGCGACCATCAGCGGCGTGCTCTCGGATCCGATCGCCTCGTGCAGGTCGAGGGCGCGATCGATGTCCTGTTCCTTCAACCGCGTGAACCGCACGGGCACGCGCATCAGGACGTAC
Above is a genomic segment from Vicinamibacterales bacterium containing:
- a CDS encoding sigma-54 dependent transcriptional regulator, whose protein sequence is MPRILIVDDDRETCRFMAELLEGPDREIDAAYDPQSALSLVHEHVFDLVISDINLNAEKSGLDILRAFRESNPGGQVLLISGFGTLETAIDAVRAGAFDYISKPFDISEVKATVERALAQTGPRRGGAAPTRDVRPPGLLGRTAPMLAVYKQIAHAADAVVPVLIIGESGTGKELVARAVHFHGHRNNRPFVPVNCGAITESLLESELFGHVRGSFTGAVSDTKGIFEQANGGTVFLDEIGETSPALQVKLLRVLEEGEIRPVGASRPTKVDIRIVAATNVELEKEVADQRFRQDLFYRLSVIVIRVPPLRERRADIPLLVGQFLLNACSRAGRQVEFTPAALDALAAYGWPGNVRELENTVERLVLFSRGTIIDAGDLPPAFHGTPPELSDKLFSGLPPLEEIERRYLLHVLEMVSGNRTKAAEIMGIDRRTLYRMAERFGLDLKDEA